One window of the Actinomyces procaprae genome contains the following:
- a CDS encoding PLP-dependent aminotransferase family protein, with amino-acid sequence MTETNPQRGNRLDPWLDSYATRAYGLRESETRSLFAVASRPEVVSLAGGMPNLKDLPLDALAEATARMIRKDGGKALQYGNGQGLPRLREQIPEVMALEGIDADPEDVVITTGSQQAVDLVTELFIDPGDVILTEAPTYVGSLSIFSTYQADIQQAPIDADGVIPEALEQTLADLERQGRRVKFFYCLPNFHNPAGVTLSEERRPQVIDICRRHHVLIIEDNPYGLLDFQGRTHTALKTLAPDDVVYLGSFSKIFAPGYRVGWAVAPPAVRDKMKLASEAAILCPSSVGQFSISTYLDNFDWRGQISEFRSMYRRRRDAMVDALSEFMPMCTWNVPEGGFYVWVKLPDGLDAKEMLPRAVTNLVAYVSGTAFYAGGRAGRDHMRLSFCYPEPVDIREGVRRLSEVVTHDLDLIKLFGPACQRPSGGVSAPSPDQV; translated from the coding sequence GTGACTGAGACGAACCCACAAAGAGGCAACCGGCTGGATCCCTGGCTCGACTCCTACGCCACCCGAGCGTACGGCCTGCGTGAGTCCGAGACCCGCTCACTATTCGCCGTCGCTTCAAGGCCGGAGGTGGTCTCGCTTGCCGGCGGTATGCCGAACCTGAAGGACCTTCCTCTTGACGCGCTGGCAGAGGCGACCGCCCGCATGATCCGCAAGGACGGCGGCAAGGCACTCCAATACGGCAATGGGCAGGGGCTGCCGCGACTGCGCGAGCAGATTCCCGAGGTAATGGCACTCGAGGGCATCGACGCCGATCCCGAGGACGTCGTCATCACCACCGGCTCCCAGCAGGCGGTCGACCTGGTCACCGAGCTGTTCATCGACCCCGGCGACGTGATCCTCACCGAAGCTCCGACCTACGTCGGATCGCTGTCGATCTTCTCCACCTACCAGGCCGACATCCAGCAGGCCCCGATCGACGCCGACGGTGTCATTCCCGAAGCCCTGGAGCAGACACTTGCCGACCTGGAGCGCCAAGGGCGCCGAGTGAAGTTCTTCTACTGCCTGCCCAACTTCCACAACCCGGCCGGCGTCACGCTCTCGGAGGAGCGGCGCCCGCAGGTGATCGACATCTGCCGCCGCCACCACGTCCTCATCATCGAGGACAACCCCTACGGTCTCCTCGACTTCCAGGGACGCACCCACACGGCGCTTAAGACGCTGGCACCTGACGACGTCGTCTACCTCGGATCGTTCTCGAAGATCTTTGCCCCCGGATACCGAGTCGGCTGGGCGGTTGCCCCGCCCGCGGTGCGCGACAAGATGAAGCTCGCCTCCGAGGCCGCCATCCTGTGCCCGAGCTCCGTCGGCCAGTTCTCAATCTCCACGTACCTGGACAACTTTGACTGGCGCGGCCAAATCAGCGAATTCCGGTCCATGTATCGCCGTCGACGCGACGCCATGGTGGACGCTCTTTCCGAGTTCATGCCCATGTGCACGTGGAACGTGCCCGAGGGCGGCTTCTACGTGTGGGTGAAGCTTCCCGATGGCCTCGACGCCAAGGAGATGCTGCCACGCGCCGTCACCAACCTGGTCGCCTACGTCTCCGGGACGGCCTTCTACGCGGGCGGCCGTGCAGGACGCGACCATATGCGCCTGTCCTTCTGCTATCCCGAACCGGTGGACATCCGCGAGGGAGTGCGCCGCCTCTCCGAGGTCGTCACCCACGACCTCGACCTCATCAAACTATTCGGACCTGCCTGCCAGCGCCCATCGGGCGGCGTTTCAGCGCCGTCGCCGGATCAGGTCTGA
- a CDS encoding D-alanine--D-alanine ligase family protein: protein MPDSSDTPDITPDNAASEPLRIAVLAGGLSHEREVSLRSGNRVMNVLKHLGHTVVLLDVDARTIPSLKAFSPDVVWPLVHGGHGEDGGLQNVLIALGLPYVGTHSDGCQRASFKPTAKASVRAAGVLTPDSVTLPKAYFSQLGAQDVLGVVAGHLGLPVVVKPNQGGSGLGVSYASNADELRSAMVSCFAYDERALIENYVEGTELAVSVVDTGDGPRALPPVEVVSQGRYDFDARYNPGRSEYFVPARLDQDALNTVQEMAVTVHRSLGLGNLSRTDLILDGDGQPWFIDVNVIPGMTAMSLFPMAAKAAGDLPELYDQLVHNPAVRP from the coding sequence ATGCCCGACTCATCCGACACCCCTGACATCACACCTGACAACGCCGCGAGTGAACCACTTCGGATCGCAGTACTCGCCGGCGGCCTCAGCCACGAGCGCGAGGTCTCCTTGCGCTCGGGGAACCGGGTCATGAATGTACTCAAGCACTTGGGGCACACCGTGGTCCTGCTCGACGTCGACGCCCGGACCATCCCCTCCCTCAAGGCCTTCAGCCCCGACGTCGTCTGGCCGCTGGTACACGGCGGCCACGGTGAGGACGGCGGGCTCCAGAACGTACTGATCGCACTCGGTCTTCCTTATGTGGGCACGCACTCGGACGGCTGCCAGCGCGCATCCTTCAAGCCCACCGCCAAGGCATCCGTGCGCGCAGCCGGGGTGCTCACGCCGGACTCCGTCACCCTCCCGAAGGCCTACTTCAGCCAGCTCGGCGCACAGGACGTACTGGGCGTCGTCGCCGGGCACCTCGGCCTCCCGGTCGTCGTCAAGCCGAATCAGGGTGGCTCCGGGCTAGGGGTCTCCTACGCGTCAAACGCCGACGAACTGCGCAGCGCCATGGTCTCCTGCTTCGCCTACGACGAGCGCGCCCTGATCGAGAACTACGTCGAGGGGACCGAGCTCGCGGTCTCTGTGGTTGACACCGGAGACGGTCCTCGCGCCCTCCCTCCCGTGGAAGTCGTCTCCCAGGGCCGCTACGACTTCGACGCGCGCTACAACCCCGGCCGGTCGGAGTACTTCGTGCCGGCCCGTCTGGACCAGGACGCACTGAACACCGTGCAGGAGATGGCGGTGACGGTCCACCGTTCCCTCGGCCTGGGCAACCTCTCGCGCACCGACCTGATCCTCGACGGCGACGGACAGCCTTGGTTCATCGACGTCAATGTCATCCCGGGCATGACCGCGATGTCATTGTTCCCCATGGCCGCGAAGGCGGCGGGAGATCTGCCGGAGCTCTACGATCAACTGGTGCACAATCCAGCGGTGCGCCCCTGA